The genomic segment CATTATTGTTATCCATCATCAGACTGGAACAGTGGAGGTAAGATATCAGGATAAACTATCGATATCTGAACAAACCCGTATCGCACCTTTTCTTAATGGAGACTATTCTTCATTATCTTTATCCACTCCGCAGATCAAGTTAAATTACCCCCTTACTGGTATCGAGGAATATTCAGAGCTGCTGAAACATATTCTAGATTGGATAAGGGATGGACAGGTCTATCAAGTGAACTTATCGCATTGTGTGGAATGGATAAATTACTCGGATCCATTTCAAATGTATTGTCAGCTATTTCTTGACAACCCATCTCCATTTTCCGCTTATCTCCACTTTGAGAAACGATCTATTGCTTCGCTTTCTCCTGAGAGATTTCTAAAGTTGGAGAAGGGAGTCCTTTCTTCCTATCCCATTAAAGGAACCTCAGCAAGGAGTGCTGACCCTGAAGAAGATATGTTGAATAAGCAATACTTGCTTACCTCTGAAAAGGAAAATGCTGAATTACTGATGATTACGGATCTCATGCGCAATGATCTCGGCCGCGTCTGCTTACCGGGATCTATCCAGGTCCCCAAAGTAAAGCATTGTGAATCCTATAATAATGTTTTTCATTTAAATTCGATTATTCAAGGAAGTGTGGATAAAACTAAAAATTTTTGGGAAGTCATCTATTCTTGTTTTCCTGCGGGATCTATCACGGGCTGTCCTAAAGGAAAAGCAATGGAGTTGATAAATATACTGGAAAAGTCTACTAGAGGAATTTATACCGGTTCCATTGGATATATCGATTTTTCAAACGGATTTGATTTGAATGTGGCCATTAGGACTGTTGAAATCAAAGGTATAAAATCTAAGTTAAGACTCGGCGGTGGAATAACGATAGATTCTGAAATAAACAACGAATATTGCGAAACGCTGCATAAGGGAAGATCTTTCTTAAAGTTTTTGAAACTCATTAACCCACCTTGAGCGACAAGTAAATAAACTACTCGCTTGCTCGAGAATAACAAAGGAATGTTATGAGTAGCTTAAGCAGTAGTTTAGAAGGGTTGCCTCACGTGAGGATATGGGATAGCGAACCCGAAACAATTATTAATGAACTTTCTAATAATTCCTTAGATGTGTCCTCGTGCGGGTATGATGCTTCCTGTGAATCGCTAGCGCCCAGTAATTCCAAACCTAATTTTCGTGAGTATCGCACAACAAGCGATATCACAGCTTGTAATTCTTCAAGTACCTTTTTGATTTCCATTATCAAACGTTCAGCTTCCTTACCTAGAATGAGTATTATTAGAGGAAATAAAAATCCCGAAGAATTCTGGTCCTCCAATTTAACTCCTCGTTCTGAAGGAAAAGTCAGGCTTTCAGTGGAGCATTCTCATAAAGCACGTAAGCCGTCAACTGATGAGTTGGTCTATCACAAGCTGTTGACAGATCTTTTTAACGAAGAATTAATCCCTTATTCTGAAAAAATTATCCGTACACGTATCGCAGAGATGGTTTTTAACGAGATTCAAACAAGAATAAGCGAAAATGACGCTGTAGTATCCCCACGTACTTGGTCGGCTCAAATTAGCCCCAGATCTAGGAATTCTGTAGTCGATGCTGTCATTGAAAAGTTAATGGGGGATGCGACTTTATTTTTTCCCTATAAACAAAGGTTGGAACGTTTACATACGCTTTTATCCTTCATAGACCAGTCGCAAAGTTCTAAGAGCGTGAAAGAATTACATACGATCATCCTAACTCTTAAAGATGTAAAAACTATTTCTCATCTCATGGATCAATTAAAAAAAATAAAGGGTGTAAAAGAACATAAAAAATTTCTAGTGAACGTTTTTCATGAAAATCCGGATGCAGCAAAAAAGCTCTACGAAAAATTAAAAGAATGGAGTAAATCCCCCCATAAATTAGTGGAATCGGTTGTAAGTGAATTATTTAAAGGTTTGCAAAAAACAGAGTTATTCAAAAAAGGCACGCTTGTTTGGCAAAAGGATAAAGTCCGTCCCACTTACACACCTTATGATAAAGCCCTCTGGGAAGACTGCTTCAAACGCGTATTTTATTTGCGCGGTAAGCCTGAACAGCTGAAGGTATTGAATGAGATATTCTGCATCAATGGTAAAGGTGTAGGTTTTGAAATGGATGAGAAGCTCGAAGATATCCAGCTTACTAAAGAGTGGATTAAGAAATTGGCCGTGACATTAATAGAAAACGGATTCTATTCTAATGCTTTCACGCCCTCCCTGACGGTGGAATTTGTATCAGAGTATATAGCTGAAATATTCACGGAGTTACATCCTCAAAGATTATCTACAAGCTTGTTGTTTTTGCTATCAAACAAGGCTTTGAAAAATTTGTACCATGAATACCAACTTCATAGCCAATTTGGGGAGAGAGTACACCCTCCTGTAAGTGGTTTTTTTGAAATGCTAAGAGTCTGGATGACGCATCCTAAAGAATTGAAAAGGGTATTGGTGGATAAAATAAGGTTACAAGAAAGATTTATGGTATTGAATGAGGAGAGCCTGCCTGAAGTCGCAAAAAAAACTAAGCTAGGAGGAAAAGGGATATCACTAACTCATTTTCATGCTGAAAATCTCGATAAATTAGGGAGCAAAGATGAAGGATCGTTGGTTAAATTACTTATTAGCAATGATATTTGGAAAAAAGTTCTTAATAAAACAACTCTCAGCGGAACATTTTATGATGAGCCTGTTTACCTTCAGAGAATATTATCAAATGAAGAGAGTTCCCTGCCTCTCGCAGAGAAATCACACAATCTCCTTGCATTACTAGAAAAGCTTAATATTTTTTCCGATCAGGAAATAAAGTCTTTAACTGCTTTCGCTGTTTCGTTTTTTGATCTCATCCTGATGTGTTCTAAAGCAGGCCGATTTATTGGAGAGGGCTATTATTACAACATTAACACAGAGATGCTAAAAGACTGGAGCTTTACCGCCCAACGCTCATCTCAAGTGAAGATTAAGGTTAAAAAAAATACTCTAAATGTTAAACATAAGATCAACTTCCGCAGCAATACTGTTCCCTACGCACTGAAAAGCACGTGGAATTTATCCAATACACAAAACTCTAAAGGTGAAATGGCATGGATAGGTCATCTACAGGTAAAGCCATCGCAAATATTAGACATTGACAAAGCTTCTAGCTTTATTAAATGGAGATTGGATAGCGGTCTGCTAGAGCCCAATATTCCAAGAGGACAAGATAAAATGAAGATTAGAGGATAGAATGAGCGTAACAAAAGTTTCTCTCGGTGCCGATGAAGCAGCCTCTCTATATCAACGGGGACTGGTAGGCGCATTAGCTCGTTCCTCCAGTATGAAAACTAATATGGAGGCATTTATAGAAAACTATAAATCATTAGATGTGCGTAAATCTGCTTCTACTCCTAATCATGAGCGGAAAATAACTGAAGAGAAAAAAACATATGAAAGTATTTATCCATCCAGCAGCGAAGAAGATTGCAGCCCTTTTGTACAAAAAGGGTCTTGGGTTAGCGACGTCCAACAATTCCAAGCGGAGAAAAAAAACAGACGCTTATCCCGAAGAATTGAAGAATTGTTTTTGCCTAGTAATAGCACACGTTCTACCGAAAGTTGGAATACCCACATAAAAGATTCCGTCGATGAAAAAACAAAACTTAATCATGTTTCAAGCTTAAGAACTTTATTTGCAGGAAAAAGTTTTCACACTCTTTTTAGAGAAAAGCTTAAAGATGTAAACGCTTCCCTACCACGGTTAATGACTCCCAGTACTGTGGATGATATTGTTGAAAAACATATTCTTGAAACCGTAAAAGATTATTTTTTAAAAACCCCTGAAGGGTTATCTACTAGCGTATGTTATATGTTTTCTGAGACTATTAACAATAATTTACGTTCCAGCGATCTATTAATCTACCCGCTAGTTGAAAGGGCAAAGTTCGTTGAATGCTCCATCTGCAATATTAAAGAAGATAAGAAATCAAAAAAAGAACCGCCTGCAAGCTGTATTGCGAAAATTTCTAAACTAAAAAAAGCTGTAGATTTCCTTGTAATCTGGAATCTTTCAAGGGATAAACTACGGCAATACATCCTCGAACTCACCCATCAAGACCAATTGGTAGCAAAGGCTGTTATTGAACGTATCAGCTGGTGGTTAAGCAAAGAAGGCATTTCAGAAGTTAATACAAAAGTAAAATGTTTCGTTGAAGATTATATTTCTTTAAGCAACCCCGTCCATAGACGTTATCATTGGCATGGTGCAAATTTGGAGGAATCCTACTTGCCATTGGAGAAAGTCCGGTGGGAAGATGCTCAAAGGGTTTTTCTACTCTCTTCACCTTTCGATACTCTAAAAAAAAAATATTTCGTTAATGGAGAAAGTATTTCTTTTCATAAAACGGACGAAGGGACACAAAGCTACTCATTATTTAAACAACTATTCGAAAACCTAATCCAAAAGGGCTTGGGAAGAGGTAGATTAAGTTCTTCAGCACTAGAAGAAGAAGAACATGATTTTTTTTTATCGTCTTTAATCGAGTTTTTCGCCCACATGTGCAGTACATTCCAAGAGTCAGTTTTGACGATAGAAATGTTGATACTATTAAGACCCCGACGACTTAATGAAATTCTAGAGCATTTTGAAAATAGCTTTATTTTTCTCTCTCGTGAAACAGGTCCCATCCCAAAATTTGTGGAAACGGAATATTATTTTAGTCCACGTAGATTACGCAAAGCAATAACAGCTATAGAAAATATTGTCAGATATCTAAATGTTAAGACAGAAGCTACTGCAGAGAGTATATTTCAAGAAATACAAAAAATTGATGAAATAACTTTCTTCCTAAGTAAAGAGAGGGACTCTAAGAAGCTAGCTCTGGATATCTATTTGGATCCTGTGAAATATAAGAAAATCCTAATAGAACTGCTCTCATACGCTAACTCCTTGTCAAGCTTCCATAGCGTAAAATCCATCCTGATTGGCCTTTTGTCAGACACTCACTCTTTTCTTGAAAGCATACGTCCTTTTGAGGAACTAAAAGAGCTATTAGCAAATCCAAAAGCAGTTATAGATTGTTTGAAGGAAAATACTTCCTTGAACCTAATGTTAAAAGACTCCAAAATGAGCGGCTATGTCTTTGCTAATCCTCTGCAACTTTCAAAGATGTTATTAGACCCAAACGGCTTCACGAATATTTTTCAGCAAGCTGAAAAATTCACTATGAATTTACATACAATAGCCAGCTATATGGATAAATATCCTGAACTAATCTCCGGCTTGACATCTGACCTTCTAGATGTATTTGTTATGACAACAGCTACAGGTGCATTTGCTGGCAGTTTTCTCTTTGAGGAAGAGAAACATGAGATTTTTAAGGTCTGGAGTTTTAAAACTCGAAGGCTAGAGAAATGTAATATTACAATAAAGGAGGATGGCAATTATACTGTCACTCATTTCCTGCGTTGTTCAAATGAAGATGACCCCAAAGCGAAGGAGTCCGGAAAGGCAATGGAGTTTTTTATTGTATCAGAAGTTCGGCCCACTATAACAACGACAGGGGAATGGACCTGGGAAGGGACTATTCATGTTCCCTATCTTTCAAGAGGTACCTGCAGCACAGAGGATAAAATAGCCCAATGGCAAATTGACAGAAAACTCGTCAAGAATAAGGGGACTTATAATCAAAACGGGATTCTTCCTCCAGGAGGATTAGAAGTCGTTTTAAATTCTCAACCTCTCTTCGGTGCTACATTAGACATCCTTAAGGAATATGCTCGTGTCTGAATTATTTGTCCTGATCAATGGCGAGCCTTTCAATGCAAATGACGCCTCTCTTTCTGTATTTAATCTTGGTTTTCAATACGGCTTCGGAATATTCACAACCCTGCGGATAGAAGAGGGAAAAGTCTTAAATTGGGACTGCCATACCGCCCGCATAAGAGAGCATTGCGATTTTTTTAGTTTATCAATGCCTGCCTATATAGAAACTTTGTTACCCAAACTGATCTCTCTTAATGAAGCCGAAAAAGGGGTTTGGAAAGGGAAAATTATCGTTTCTAAGAATAAGGATAGTACATCTTTATCATTAGCCACTCTTGAGCCTTATAAGAACTCTATTAACCCATGGAAGCTGGCTTCCATCCCTCTGCCTAGACAGCCTATCCTGTCAAAATATAAAACACTTTCCTACATTGAAATGATCTGGCTTGCTGAAGTAGCACTCAAAAATAATGTGGATGAAATGCTTATTTGTAATGGGGATGGCACCCTCCTTGAGACTTCTAAATCGGCTCTCTGCTGGATTCATCAAGGAAAGCTATTCTACCCGTCTTTTGACTTACCACTGCTTCGGAGTACGGCGTTGACGCAAATTATTAATTCTCATGAATTTAAATCTATTTCTACCATTGCTGCTTTGCAGGAAATACCCGCATCAGCCTCCGTATTCGCTATCAACGCCCTTCAAGGCGTCATCCCCATCCAATCCATCGACTCCTTAATGTTTAATCAAGACCCTGTTTTACATCAGCGCCTCTTGTCTTGCTTGGGGATAAATCGCTCATCAGCTATTTTATTTGTCGATTAACATATTGAGGCGCGATGAGTACAGAAAAGACGGCAATTAGCCCTACAAGGAAAGAAGACTACCCTGAATGGTACCAACAGGTTATCAAAGCCGCTAATATGGCCGAGAACTCCCATGTACGCGGCTGCATGGTGATAAAACCCTGGGGATACGGTATCTGGGAGAATATCCAACAACAACTCGACGCCAGAATCAAAGAAACAGGCCACGAAAATGCCTATTTCCCTCTATTTATACCTATCAGCTTCCTGGAAAAAGAAGCAGAACACGTTCAAGGCTTCGCCAAAGAATGTGCTGTCGTCACACACCATAGACTGGAAGAGAAAGATGGTAAACTCATTCCTACAGCTCCGCTAGAAGAACCTCTCATCGTACGCCCCACCTCCGAAACCATCATCGGCGACTCCTACTCCCGCTGGATCGAATCCTACCGCGACCTCCCACTGCTCATCAACCAATGGGCCAACGTCGTACGCTGGGAAATGCGTCCAAGAATTTTCCTTCGTACAACAGAATTTCTCTGGCAAGAAGGCCACACCGTCCACTCTACAGAAAAAGAAGCTATAGAGGAAGTCTTGATGATCCTCGAAATGTACCGCTCCTTCATGGAAGACGTTCTCGCTATCCCCGTCATCGTAGGCGAAAAATCAGCAGGTGAACGTTTCCCCGGCGCTGTCTCAACATACTGCCTCGAAGCTATGATGCAAGATAGAAAAGCCATCCAAGCCGGCACATCCCACTACCTCGGCCAGAATTTTGCTAAAGCCCAAGGCATCAAATTTACTAATAAAGACGGGGAAGTAGAATACGGCTACACCACCTCCTGGGGCGTCACAACACGCATGATCGGCGGTGTCATCATGTGCCATGGCGACGACGACGGCCTACGTCTACCTCCTAGAATTGCTACCAAACAAATCGTTATCGTCCCCTTCGTACCCAAGCCAGAACTGGAAGAAGAGGTTTTCGCCTTCGCAGAAAAAACTGCTGCCGAGCTGCGCAAAACCCTCTACCACGGCAGACCCCTCCAAGTATACGTCGATAAAAGAGACATCCGCGGTGGCGAAAAAAACTGGGAATGGATAAAAAAAGGCGTTCCTCTCCGTATCGAAATAGGCCCACGCGATATCGCCAACAATAGCGTCGTCATCGCTCGCCGCGATAAACCACACAAAGAGAAAAATAACTCCTCTGTACAAGACCTCGTCCAAAATGTCACCCATATCCTAGACGAAATTCAACAAAACTACTTCAACCAAGCCAAACAAAACCAACAAGAACACACTTTTACCGATATCAAAAATTTCGAGGAACTACAGAAATTCTTCACACCCAAAAATTCCGAAAAACCCGAAATCCATGGCGGCTTCATCCGCGCCAAATGGTGCGGTGAACCCGGAACCGAAACCTGCCTCGATGACCTCAAAGTCTCCATCCGATGCATCCCCCTCGACCAATCCAACTCCCCAGGCACCTGCATCCTCACCGGCAAACCCGCAACCCTCGACATCATCCTCGCCAAATCTTACTAGGGGCTCCGCCCCTAGGACTCGGCCAAAGGGCAAAGCCCTTTGGAAACCGCTTTACTCCCTTCGGGCTCGAAGGGAGTGTCTTGCTCGTAAGTTATTCTTCTTAACCCTTCAATAATTTAAGTGTCTTGTTCGTAAGTTATTCTTCTTAAAACGGATTATCTTTTTTATTCTAATTTAAGAAACATAACTAAGTTTTGATATTTGGAGATTACAATGGAGTTAGGAGGGGAGGGGGATTCCGAGCAAAACAAGGTTGTAGAGCCCGGAGGGATGAAGGCGGTTTCCAAAGGGCTTTGCCCTTTGGCGGGGTTCTAAGGGGCGGAGCCCCTTAGCGGATGAAGAGCCAGCGTGGGTCGACGACGCGTTCGGAGTATTTCTTTTTTGTTTCGCGTGGGTCGACGACTTTGTTTTCGATGGCTTCGAGTTTTTTGTTGTTGTGTTGAAGCATTTGTTGGAGGAGGTCCCATTCTTCTTGAGAGAAGTTTTCGGCATTTTCGAAGTGGGTATCGATGGAGTCGGGGTTAGATTTGTGGACGTTGTATAGTTCGTCGATATCGGCGGAGAGTTTTTCTAGTTGTATGCCGATTTCCTTAAGTTTTTTGTCATTAGTTTGAAGTTTTTCTTCATCAGAGGATTGAAAGAACATGTGATTTGGGTCCTTTTTTTTTATTTATTATTATTTAAGCGTAATTTTGAGTCGCGGAAAATAAGAGCGGAGCCGGCATCAGTAGGCCATCGCGAGTGTAGGACACCGCCTTTAGTATAGAGTTGTATAACTTTTTTGTCTTCAGAGATGAGGAAGCTGGGGAGTCTGGATAGGAGGAGGGAGTTTGAGGCATAGGGGGAGAGGGAGTCGGTATCGAAACCGAAGCTTAGTCCGGGAAGGCCGGTGCCTTCTATAGCGGCGGGCATAGCGGTGCGGAAGAGGCTGGATGCGACGTGTTGTTGGTAGAACCAGGCATATCTAAGGTTGGCGTGAGAGTCTATTTGGGCTTTAATGAGAAGAGGTAGGTCTGAGGGGGTTGCATTTTCATATTGGCTGAGATTTGAGATGACGACTTTCTCGTTGGCGAGGAGAGGGAAGGTGAGTTTATCTAGAGAGGTGGAGAGGGTGTCCATGTTAGAGATGATTTCGAAAGCCGTTTTATAGGCTTCTTCTTCGTTCTTGCCGTCGTTTATTAATTGAGTGATTAGGGCATCTTGCGCTTCGAGTAGGGCTTTGGCGAAGCCGGTTTCGTCTATGCCATTGGAGCTACTGATAGCGAGGGTTGTGGTGTCGCCTTGAAGTTTTGCGAAGAGGAGAGTGAGTTCTACTTCTGCAGTGCGGCTAAGTTTATTTGAAGAGCCGGTATGTTGATTTATCAGAGTGGAGAGGATGAGAAGAGATAGAGCTTTTTTTGGGTCTTTTTCAAGATAGGTCGCTTGATCCTGAAGCATTTTAGCAGTATGAGATAGGAGTTTAAGAGTTTGGGTGTTAAGGTCGGAGATTTCTTTTTCGAAGAAAGATATTTCTGGGGTAATTTCTTTCAGTTTAGCTTTAAGTTTTTCAGTATCGCTGGGGGAGGCAGATTTAAGGTTAGTTTGGATATCGATGCTTTGTTTTTTTAGGTCGTTAACTCTGGCTTGAGCTAGGGTGAGTTTAGTATAAGTTTCTTTTAGGTTAGTGAGGCCGGAAGTTAGCCAAACTTCGAGGGGGGATGTATTATTTATGAAGGCAACGAGATTATTGAATTCGCTAGTAAGTTTTTTTAATTCATTAGCGCTTTCCGTGGTGGAGGGATTTTTTTTAATCTCAGCAATTTCCGTCTGAATTTCGTATGCCCTATCCGAAGCGGCTCTAATTTGGCCGCGCAGGTCTATAACAACATTATGTGTAGAAGGCATCCATGAAGTCATGGTGACGAGTCCGGGAATGTTTTGCTCGTAGCTGTAGTTATCTTCCATACGTCCGGGCATTTGGCTGTAGCCGGCCAAACATAGATTTATGTGGGCTACACCAGAAGTTTTATCGGGATTATGGATTTGACGGTTAAGGAACTGAGCTGCTTGGTGTTGGTTATGGATGGTTTCGCTGTCGAGATATGCGGAGTCAAGTTCCAGCATAAGAATAGTTTGTGGGGGTGCGCCGTTACGGGCTTCTTTGATTGTGGAGAGAAGTTCTTTGGCTTTATCGACAGAGTCAACAGCTCCGGAAGTTACCGTTATTTGATTTCCTTTAACTTGGTAGTGTACGTTTGCCAAGTCGTTGGATGGGCTAATAGAGGATTGTAGATTAGGGGTAACTTGGTCTTGGCGTGCGGAGAATTTAAACTTTTGTTTTTCCGGGCGTGAGGCGAGCCATACACCGGTTAGGCCTTGAGTGGGAGTGGCACGCTCGTGTGATTTGTTATTTAAGGAGCATTCTTGGATTAATTTTTTATCGCATTTTTTTGAGATAACGCTATCGACATGTGATTCTACTATGAGGGTAGCGGGGAGTTCGGTCATTTGAAATTCTTGATTGATGTGGACCATAGTAAAAGCGGCTTTGTAGTTGTCAGCTTGAGAAGCGGTCCAATTTTCGGGATTAGGAATGTGAGAGACGGAGGTGTTAGGAGTTGTTTGATTGATGATGGATTCGTAGGCGTTGGAGATGATTTGCAGATTTTCCTTATGTTGTTTCAATTTTGAACTATTTTTGGATTGCAGCTGATCTAAAGTAGATTGAGCTGTGTGGGAAAGCAGATAAAGTTGGGTTGCAGCCCAGTCTCTTTTTTCGATTGTAGGATGGGGGGTAGTGACTAAGTCAACTATGGATTGAGTGACTTTCTCCAGTTTGCTGGGATCAATTTTTTTATTAGAGGCAATAGCATCTAATATATTTATTGAATCCTGAGCACTAAAACTGTTAACAGTTGGTTCAGTCATAGTATCTCTTTTAAATCCTCTTATTACCTTATTATATCTCTAGTTTATTAATAATTGGTAAATATATTTTATTGATTTGGTTAAATTTTTTACGAATGGATTTTGACATTTTTACTCTAACGGAGTATCAAGAGAATAATTCTATATCCTTGGGAGTGAAGTATGAAAATTTTAGAGCAGAGCGTACCTCTTAACAAATCAAATATTTGGAATCTTCAAACCAGTATATACTCAAAATTAGGGCTTCAGGCTTGGACTCATCGCGGAGTTCCTAGCTATATGACCAATAACCCGTATACGGCGAAGCAATATGCCCAGTTGATCGTTAGCTACCTTCGCGACGGATTAGATCCAAATTCAAAGAAACCCATCAGTTCATCGGATCCCATTTATATTTTCGATTTAGGGGCCGGAACGGGGCGTTTTGCTTATGTTTTTCTTAAGCAGTTCTTCAAGTTGATCAAAGGGATACAATATTTAGAAAGTTTAACAATACGTTATGTATTGACTGACATTGTTGATAGCAATTTAGATTTTTGCGAACACCATAATTACTTGAAATCCTTTATTGAGAAAGGGATCATTGATTTTGCACATTTTAGTTATGATCAGAAGGAGCCCTTGCAATTAAGACTAGCCAAAACGGCCCTTGATCATACCAATGTCAAAAACCCGGTTATTCTAATCGCAAACTACTTTTTCGATACGATTCCGCAAGACTTGATCCGTTATCATGGAGGTAATTGGGAAGAGGGACATATCACTATTAAAGGACCTGAAAGTACAAGCTCACTTGGACATCCTTTTGAGGATACGGAAATCTTAGAAAAACTCCATTTTGAATTCAGCTATCTCCCTATTAGTCCTGAGAAAAAAGCAAATTATGAAGGAATACCTGAGGCCCATTCGTTAATAGATGAATATAGCAATAAGTTAGATGGGGTTCCATTTACAGTGCCCCAAGGAGCTTTTAAAACAATAAGGTTTTTTGAGGAGTTATCTCAAAGTCGGCTGCTTGTTATTTCCGGAGATCAGGGATATAGTTCTATTGAGCAGTTAAAAAATTCAGGCGAACCACGTTTTGCCATTCACGGTGCATTTTCAATGGCCGTCAATTATAATGCATTGGCTAGATTCTTTGATAAGAAGCAGGGGAAAGGCTTTGTTACGACCTTATCAGATCCTGTATTTCAAGTTTTTGTAGGGTTGTTGGGCGGCAATGCGAGTGATTATCCGGAACTTTCTGTTGCACATAAGGAATATCTGGAGTCTTTTGAGCCTAAAGATTACTGGAGCCTTGCTACCTTAGTGCAGTCTGAATGGACCAATCCTTCTCTAGATACACTGTTGCTTATCCTGAAGCTAGGTTCATGGGATCCGATGAACCTTTATACTTTCTACTCAATGATTAGAGAGCAGGTGCCTACAGCAACACCAAAGCAGAAAGAAGAGCTGCGTACGGCTATCCATGAGGTATGGGAGAACTTCTACCCTATCCATGCGCTGGAAGGGGAGTTTATTATGAATCTGGGTGTGATGTTTTTCGAAATGCAATATTTTGCCGAAGCTTTAGGTTTTCTGCAGCGTTCGCTTATGATTACGGGGGACAATGCCACGACATATACGAATATGGCAGC from the Parachlamydiales bacterium genome contains:
- the proS gene encoding proline--tRNA ligase, producing MSTEKTAISPTRKEDYPEWYQQVIKAANMAENSHVRGCMVIKPWGYGIWENIQQQLDARIKETGHENAYFPLFIPISFLEKEAEHVQGFAKECAVVTHHRLEEKDGKLIPTAPLEEPLIVRPTSETIIGDSYSRWIESYRDLPLLINQWANVVRWEMRPRIFLRTTEFLWQEGHTVHSTEKEAIEEVLMILEMYRSFMEDVLAIPVIVGEKSAGERFPGAVSTYCLEAMMQDRKAIQAGTSHYLGQNFAKAQGIKFTNKDGEVEYGYTTSWGVTTRMIGGVIMCHGDDDGLRLPPRIATKQIVIVPFVPKPELEEEVFAFAEKTAAELRKTLYHGRPLQVYVDKRDIRGGEKNWEWIKKGVPLRIEIGPRDIANNSVVIARRDKPHKEKNNSSVQDLVQNVTHILDEIQQNYFNQAKQNQQEHTFTDIKNFEELQKFFTPKNSEKPEIHGGFIRAKWCGEPGTETCLDDLKVSIRCIPLDQSNSPGTCILTGKPATLDIILAKSY
- a CDS encoding anthranilate synthase component I family protein, with product MLPTKEQILAFVSNFSKDEGAALLLSGGDFSTSERSFIGLFPRKIVSIPAEPVKDPWEILSEKVQNGFWFGYLSYEMGHWSVPKMLCRYKSQGEDLAAFIFCAVIIVIHHQTGTVEVRYQDKLSISEQTRIAPFLNGDYSSLSLSTPQIKLNYPLTGIEEYSELLKHILDWIRDGQVYQVNLSHCVEWINYSDPFQMYCQLFLDNPSPFSAYLHFEKRSIASLSPERFLKLEKGVLSSYPIKGTSARSADPEEDMLNKQYLLTSEKENAELLMITDLMRNDLGRVCLPGSIQVPKVKHCESYNNVFHLNSIIQGSVDKTKNFWEVIYSCFPAGSITGCPKGKAMELINILEKSTRGIYTGSIGYIDFSNGFDLNVAIRTVEIKGIKSKLRLGGGITIDSEINNEYCETLHKGRSFLKFLKLINPP
- a CDS encoding aminotransferase class IV, whose product is MSELFVLINGEPFNANDASLSVFNLGFQYGFGIFTTLRIEEGKVLNWDCHTARIREHCDFFSLSMPAYIETLLPKLISLNEAEKGVWKGKIIVSKNKDSTSLSLATLEPYKNSINPWKLASIPLPRQPILSKYKTLSYIEMIWLAEVALKNNVDEMLICNGDGTLLETSKSALCWIHQGKLFYPSFDLPLLRSTALTQIINSHEFKSISTIAALQEIPASASVFAINALQGVIPIQSIDSLMFNQDPVLHQRLLSCLGINRSSAILFVD
- a CDS encoding SAM-dependent methyltransferase translates to MKILEQSVPLNKSNIWNLQTSIYSKLGLQAWTHRGVPSYMTNNPYTAKQYAQLIVSYLRDGLDPNSKKPISSSDPIYIFDLGAGTGRFAYVFLKQFFKLIKGIQYLESLTIRYVLTDIVDSNLDFCEHHNYLKSFIEKGIIDFAHFSYDQKEPLQLRLAKTALDHTNVKNPVILIANYFFDTIPQDLIRYHGGNWEEGHITIKGPESTSSLGHPFEDTEILEKLHFEFSYLPISPEKKANYEGIPEAHSLIDEYSNKLDGVPFTVPQGAFKTIRFFEELSQSRLLVISGDQGYSSIEQLKNSGEPRFAIHGAFSMAVNYNALARFFDKKQGKGFVTTLSDPVFQVFVGLLGGNASDYPELSVAHKEYLESFEPKDYWSLATLVQSEWTNPSLDTLLLILKLGSWDPMNLYTFYSMIREQVPTATPKQKEELRTAIHEVWENFYPIHALEGEFIMNLGVMFFEMQYFAEALGFLQRSLMITGDNATTYTNMAACYLSLFNPEAAHKCFEKAKAMHDAVGVA